In the Juglans microcarpa x Juglans regia isolate MS1-56 chromosome 6D, Jm3101_v1.0, whole genome shotgun sequence genome, one interval contains:
- the LOC121234454 gene encoding probable bifunctional methylthioribulose-1-phosphate dehydratase/enolase-phosphatase E1 isoform X1 codes for MATVPAVAANGVKMGVASQAYLESKAVKDARVLISDLCRQFYTLGWVSGTGGSITIKVHDDSIPKPHQLIVMSPSGVQKERMVPEDMYVLSPDGSILSQPSPKPFPHKPPKCSDCGPLFLKAYEMCNAGAVIHSHGIESCLVTMINPLSKEFRITHMEMIKGIKGHGYYDELVVPIIENTAYEFELTESLAKAIEAYPKTTAVLVRNHGIYIWGDSWISAKTQAECYHYLFDAAIKLHQLGLDWSTPNHGPILNVKGYLGNGASASIPVKAVADETHGIEPLRRCIVLDIEGTTTPISFVSDVLFPYARDNVGRHLSATYDTAETQDDIKLLHSQVQDDLDKGVVGAVPIPSDNAGKEEVVAALVANVEAMIRADRKITALKQLQGHIWRTGFENGELEGVVFEDVPQALEKWHALGIKVYIYSSGSRLAQRLLFGNTSYGDLRKYLSGFFDTAVGNKKETHSYVEISESIGVDKPSEILFITDVYQEAVAAKAAGLEVMVSIRPGNGTLPENHGFKTIKSFSGI; via the exons ATGGCGACGGTGCCAGCAGTGGCAGCGAATGGAGTGAAGATGGGGGTGGCATCACAGGCATACCTGGAAAGCAAGGCAGTGAAGGACGCGAGGGTTTTGATCTCAGACCTCTGCCGCCAGTTCTACACTCTTGGATGGGTCTCCGGGACTGGTGGCAGCATCACCATCAAGGTCCATGATGATTCGATCCCTAAGCCCCACCAGCTTATCGTCATGTCCCCCTCAG GTGTTCAGAAGGAGAGAATGGTGCCAGAGGATATGTATGTGTTATCTCCAGATGGGTCTATCTTGTCGCAGCCATCTCCTAAACCATTTCCACATAAGCCTCCTAAATGTTCTGATTGTGGTCCTCTTTTCTTGAAG GCATATGAGATGTGTAATGCTGGAGCTGTTATCCACAGTCATGGAATTGAGTCTTGTCTTGTAACAATGATTAATCCATTATCAAAAGAGTTTCGA ATCACTCACATGGAAATGATAAAAGGAATCAAAGGGCATGGTTACTATGATGAACTCGTGGTGCCAATAATAGAGAACACTGCTTATGAATTTGAGCTCACAGAATCTCTTGCTAAAGCT ATTGAAGCCTACCCCAAAACAACAGCTGTTCTTGTTCGTAatcatggcatatatatatggggAGATTCATGGATCAGTGCAAAAACTCAG GCAGAATGTTATCATTATCTTTTTGATGCTGCTATCAAGCTTCATCAACTGGGGTTGGACTGGTCTACACCAAACCATGGCCCCATTCTGAATGTTAAAGGATATTTAGGGAATGGTGCATCTGCAAGCATACCTGTGAAAGCAGTGGCTGATGAAACTCATGGAATTGAGCCATTGCGA CGTTGCATTGTTCTTGACATCGAAGGGACTACAACTCCTATATCCTTTGTTTCTGATGTTCTGTTTCCATATGCTCGTGACAATGTTGGGAGGCATCTATCTGCAACATATGATACTGCAGAAACCCAAGATGATATTAAATTGTTGCACTCCCAA GTTCAGGATGACCTGGACAAAGGTGTTGTGGGTGCTGTGCCCATTCCCTCTGATAATGCAGGGAAAGAGGAGGTGGTTGCTGCTTTGGTTGCTAATGTGGAAGCAATGATAAGAGCTGATAGGAAGATCACTGCCTTGAAACAACTACAA GGTCATATATGGCGTACGGGATTTGAGAATGGTGAATTGGAGGGAGTAGTTTTTGAGGATGTGCCACAAGCTTTGGAGAAATGGCATGCTTTAGGCATAAAG GTGTATATATACTCCAGCGGTAGCAGGTTGGCACAAAGGCTCCTATTTGGAAATACTAGCTACGGAGATCTAAGAAAGTATTTGTCTGGGTTTTTTGACACCGCAGTGGG aaataaaaaagaaacacacAGTTATGTTGAAATCTCAGAATCCATTGGAGTTGATAAGCCATCAGAGATTCTATTTATTACAGATGTTTATCAAGAAGCTGTAGCTGCAAAGGCGGCAG GTTTGGAGGTGATGGTTTCCATCCGGCCAGGAAATGGAACCCTTCCAGAGAATCATGGATTCAAAACAATCAAATCATTCTCAGGAATCTGA
- the LOC121234454 gene encoding probable bifunctional methylthioribulose-1-phosphate dehydratase/enolase-phosphatase E1 isoform X2, with the protein MATVPAVAANGVKMGVASQAYLESKAVKDARVLISDLCRQFYTLGWVSGTGGSITIKVHDDSIPKPHQLIVMSPSGVQKERMVPEDMYVLSPDGSILSQPSPKPFPHKPPKCSDCGPLFLKITHMEMIKGIKGHGYYDELVVPIIENTAYEFELTESLAKAIEAYPKTTAVLVRNHGIYIWGDSWISAKTQAECYHYLFDAAIKLHQLGLDWSTPNHGPILNVKGYLGNGASASIPVKAVADETHGIEPLRRCIVLDIEGTTTPISFVSDVLFPYARDNVGRHLSATYDTAETQDDIKLLHSQVQDDLDKGVVGAVPIPSDNAGKEEVVAALVANVEAMIRADRKITALKQLQGHIWRTGFENGELEGVVFEDVPQALEKWHALGIKVYIYSSGSRLAQRLLFGNTSYGDLRKYLSGFFDTAVGNKKETHSYVEISESIGVDKPSEILFITDVYQEAVAAKAAGLEVMVSIRPGNGTLPENHGFKTIKSFSGI; encoded by the exons ATGGCGACGGTGCCAGCAGTGGCAGCGAATGGAGTGAAGATGGGGGTGGCATCACAGGCATACCTGGAAAGCAAGGCAGTGAAGGACGCGAGGGTTTTGATCTCAGACCTCTGCCGCCAGTTCTACACTCTTGGATGGGTCTCCGGGACTGGTGGCAGCATCACCATCAAGGTCCATGATGATTCGATCCCTAAGCCCCACCAGCTTATCGTCATGTCCCCCTCAG GTGTTCAGAAGGAGAGAATGGTGCCAGAGGATATGTATGTGTTATCTCCAGATGGGTCTATCTTGTCGCAGCCATCTCCTAAACCATTTCCACATAAGCCTCCTAAATGTTCTGATTGTGGTCCTCTTTTCTTGAAG ATCACTCACATGGAAATGATAAAAGGAATCAAAGGGCATGGTTACTATGATGAACTCGTGGTGCCAATAATAGAGAACACTGCTTATGAATTTGAGCTCACAGAATCTCTTGCTAAAGCT ATTGAAGCCTACCCCAAAACAACAGCTGTTCTTGTTCGTAatcatggcatatatatatggggAGATTCATGGATCAGTGCAAAAACTCAG GCAGAATGTTATCATTATCTTTTTGATGCTGCTATCAAGCTTCATCAACTGGGGTTGGACTGGTCTACACCAAACCATGGCCCCATTCTGAATGTTAAAGGATATTTAGGGAATGGTGCATCTGCAAGCATACCTGTGAAAGCAGTGGCTGATGAAACTCATGGAATTGAGCCATTGCGA CGTTGCATTGTTCTTGACATCGAAGGGACTACAACTCCTATATCCTTTGTTTCTGATGTTCTGTTTCCATATGCTCGTGACAATGTTGGGAGGCATCTATCTGCAACATATGATACTGCAGAAACCCAAGATGATATTAAATTGTTGCACTCCCAA GTTCAGGATGACCTGGACAAAGGTGTTGTGGGTGCTGTGCCCATTCCCTCTGATAATGCAGGGAAAGAGGAGGTGGTTGCTGCTTTGGTTGCTAATGTGGAAGCAATGATAAGAGCTGATAGGAAGATCACTGCCTTGAAACAACTACAA GGTCATATATGGCGTACGGGATTTGAGAATGGTGAATTGGAGGGAGTAGTTTTTGAGGATGTGCCACAAGCTTTGGAGAAATGGCATGCTTTAGGCATAAAG GTGTATATATACTCCAGCGGTAGCAGGTTGGCACAAAGGCTCCTATTTGGAAATACTAGCTACGGAGATCTAAGAAAGTATTTGTCTGGGTTTTTTGACACCGCAGTGGG aaataaaaaagaaacacacAGTTATGTTGAAATCTCAGAATCCATTGGAGTTGATAAGCCATCAGAGATTCTATTTATTACAGATGTTTATCAAGAAGCTGTAGCTGCAAAGGCGGCAG GTTTGGAGGTGATGGTTTCCATCCGGCCAGGAAATGGAACCCTTCCAGAGAATCATGGATTCAAAACAATCAAATCATTCTCAGGAATCTGA